agatgcccacacactcagcctgtccaaatcacgctgaagcatctctccatcctcctcatagctcactctcccacccaactttgtatcatctgcaaatttggagataatacatttagttcccttctccaaatcataaatatataatgtgaacaggtgGGGTCCCAGCAGAGATGAAGAGTTTATTGAacgatggagcagactcaaagagcTGCCTGGCATACTCCATCTGCTCACCAGCTCCTTCTGTTTCTCTTTTCTCAATCAGCTCCAACACACAGCTACATGTTTCCagcgtttttcacccagaggcacTCACCTGTACTCCAGTCCCATCCCTTGTGCCAGTTCACCTTGCAGGTGTGATCTTCCTGACAGTCTGCCCACCATTCCTCGCAGTCTGACCTGCAGATcggaacgtgcagaatccgctcTTTCCTCCAGGACTGATTAACCTGCCACAGGCAGAAAAACGGCACGTCACTCTTTAACCAACAGAGCTTGCAGGGGGAGACAGAatgggaaggggggtggtggggagggggggagccgtgtggggggggggggggggggggggggggcgggtcgaGCGGGGGCGGGTCGAGCGGGGGCGGGTCGAGCGGGGGCGGGTCgagcgggggggagaggtggggaggttggggaggttgggggtgtaGGGGTGGGGGCCAGGGAGGGATTAGCACAGCGGAGGAAAGAGAACTGAGGGGTCTGaggtcagccatgttcttatgaaatgacggagcaggttcaaggggccgaatgaaCTGCTCCTTGTTCGAATGCTTGCAATTTTGACACGACACATCCAATAATGTGCCACAGACAGCGACCATGGAATTTCTGTTTCTGATAAGTGTAAATTCACCATATTTCACAGATGTACAGCAAGGTGTTGTGAACACAGGCCTCCTGAACTTTCTCCTAAACGATGCTATCCCATGGGCATTGAGAGATTGGCCAAAGGTGGTGGCTGCTTCCCCCGATGTATCAAGTTGTGCATCGGTGGAGATTCTCCATCACCATGAACCCCACCCGgcagcagaattttccagtcaatTCCAGCGGGATTTTATTTACTGTCATCACCCTGTGCCCCGTGACCATGGCTTTGTTGACAGGTCCAGTCAGGGAGAACAAATTTCTGGCATGGGAGAGCCGGTCCATGTGTCGTTGCGGACGATGCCACAGCCCTGTGAGGGTAAGTGAGGGGATTTGCCCAAATGGCCAATATATTTGGTATTCCAACAAATTCCTTCTGTCAACGTTCTGAGATAACTTGCACATTCCAGAAAATCTGCCCATTGTAATCTGATTTTCATTGAATATCAGTAATGTAACAAATTAAACTAAAAATCCATCTTGCTCAAACAGGTATAGAGCACAGAATCTCAACAATTCTTCATCCAGTCACACCTTAAATTACTCACAACTGGTGCAACACTATCCAACTGAATAGCTATAGCTCGGGGTCAGAtccagagcaaaactccctctacactgtccccatcaaacactcccagacaggtacagcacggggttagatacagagtaaagctccctctacactgtccgcatcaaacactcccagacaggtacagcacggggttagatacagagtaaagctccctctgcactgtccccatcaaacacgatgtggagatgccggcgttggactggggtaaacacagtaagaagtttaacaacaccaggttaaagtccaacaggtttatttggtagcaaaagccacacaagctttcggagctcttagccccttcttcaggtgagtgggaattctgttcacaaacagagcttataaagacacagactcaatttacatgaataatggttggaatgcaaatacttacaactaatcaagtctttaagagacgaaacaatgtgagtggagagagcatcaagacaggctaaaaagatgtgtattgtctccagacaagacagccagtgaaactctgcaggtccacgcaactgtgggagttacaaatagtgtgacatgaacccaatatcccatcaaacactcccaggacaggtacagcatggggttagatacagagtaaagctccctctgcactgtccccatcaaacactgatgtggagatgccggcgttggggtaaacacagtaagaagtttaacaacaccaggttaaagtccaacaggtttatttggtagcaaaagccacaaaagctttcggagctccaagccccgtaTTCAGGTcacctccgaaagcttgtgtggcttttgctaccaaataaacctgttggactttaacctggtgttgttaaacttcttcccatcaaacactcccaggacaggtacagcacggggttagatacagagtaaagctccctctgcactgtccccatcaaacactcccaggacaggtacagctcggggttagatacagagtaaagctccctctgcactgtccccatcaaacactcccaggacaggtacagctcgggatcagatacagagcaaaactccctctgcactgtccccatcaaacactcccaggacaggtacagcacggtgttagatacagagtaaagctctctctacactgtccccatcaaacactcccaggacaggtacagcacggtgttagatacagagtaaagctctctctacactgtcccccatcaaacactcccagacaggtacaacatggggttagatacagagtgaagttcTCTCTATAAATCACACATTTAATTTACTTCTGAACAAAGTGTCTCTCAGTTCCTGCTCACCTCTTGTATCCAGGGACCCAAGTTGGGAGAACATTCATACAAACAGGTGTCCTGGATAAAATGCCTCTTGCATCTTTCTGTCATTTGGCCGCAGTGATTCCAGTTGAAGTTGTAGAGATAGGACTGGTCATTGTGTGCCTCCGTGCTAGTATTCGCTGTACAACAGGCATTCTGTTTCCAAGGTTGACACTGCGCACAACAGAGACAAGTTAGTAACAAAGATTAAAGTACACACAGTTTCCGCTCAACACTTCGGGAGACATTTCACCAAGATATAACTGTACTCGTGAAATAGTCCATTGGGGGAGTGCGCAATTCAGAGACTGGAGCTGCATTATCCCAGGCTGACACAGTCAGTGTAGTacccagggagtgccgcactgtcggacgtgctgtctttcaaataacagaatccctgcattgcaaaaggaggccattcagcccatcaaacctgcactgaccacaatcccgcccaggccctatccctgtaactccatgtattttaccctgctaatccccttgacactaaggggcaatttatcacggtcaATCCAACTAACActtagtctttggactgtgggaggaaacccacgcaggcgcgaggagaacgtgcaaactccacacaggcaatcacccaaggctggatttgaacctgtgtccctggcgctgtgaggcagcagtgctaaccactgtgccaccttgctgccctggCACAGTTAAACCTCTCTGGTAGATCTAAAAGTTTCCACCGTCACGACTTCAAAGAACAGGTGAGTATTGTCTggtcaatatctatccctcaatccTCACCAAAACACATCGTCTATCAACTCTCTCCTCGCTGCTTGTGGGATTTTGTTGTTTTTCCGACATCGCGACAGTGATTACAGTTCAAAAGTGCCTCATTGTTCGTAAAGTGCTTCGCAACATCTTCAgatcacattagtgaaccagatgggtgggtttttacaacaatcagtgatagtttcatggtcaccattactgagactagcttccaattccagatttattaattgaatttaaattccaccagctgccctgttgggatttgaacccgtgccccCAGAGCATGAGCCTGGGCCACTGGATTGCTCGCCCAGTGACCTTATCATGACGCCATCGTCTGTCTTTGACACATGGTCCCTAAATCTCTCAATCACTGGGGTTTTCCTCATCTCATGTCTGGGTTTGTTGTAAAttcattgatcaggattgatTGACAAGGCTCTTAGTACCTATCCTAATACCGCCCGACCTCTCCTACTTCCTACgacccctctgagatctctgcgttcctctaactctggcttttTCCACATCCTTTATTTTAATCACCCCACCAATGGCAGCCGAGATCCGGAATTTCTCCCCTTaacttttccatttctctctctcgcctccTTTAAGAAATTCCTCAAATCCAACCTCTTTGACCAGCCCTACCCGAATCTCCCACCTGACTGGGTATCAacttcatacaatccctacagagcagaaggccattcggcccatcgagtctgcaccgaccacactcccacccaggccccattattCTTTTTGCTAACACTCATGTGTGGGGCCTCAAGATGTTCTACAATgttaaaggcgctacataaattcAAGTTGAACCCTGCGATTAGTCAACAACTCCGTTGTCATTGCGTTGCGAGTCTACCTAGATGGGAGGAGGTTATCCAGTGATCTTTACACAAGATCAGCAGATTCTGAGATAGTAAGAGACTGCAATATGCAAGGGGAATACCAGTTAAAACTGGTGCAAAAAGCCAGCAGGATTCGGAAACATACTTCAAAAGAACAGAGCACCAGCAAGGACAGCACCTTCCCCGCCCTGGTTTAATATTAACCCACTGGTCCCAGATATGAGGATCCAAGCAACATCAAGGTCAGCTCAATTTACAGGCAATTTGCTGCACTTGACGTATTGTTACCGTCGAGATTGCAAAAGCTGAAGAGAGCAAATTAACGTTGCCGTAATATAAAAGGTAATATGCTGATGCCAAGGTTTCCTTTATCAGCTTGTCAAATCACAGACAACAGGGGCCAAGTCCAGAGTAAAATCAGGAGGACAGtggtggcgggggtggtgggcagCTGCTGCTGGGAAAGGTgattgtgcagcactctctcttccTGGGCAGGGGTGAAGGCTGAGGTGAAGTTTGGCAGGCCGGTGGgaagggggaggtgctggaggatgtCGCTgtggaatatatatatatatacacatcgaTCGATTGGACCAtttggcctgttttgtgctgaagAGTTGACAAcatgtttttttctttcatgggctgtgggtgttgttggcaagGCCCATTTCCAACTgcgtgtctcgctcggccatttcagagggcagttaagaatcaaccacattgctgtggctctggagttacatgtaggccagaccgagtaaggacggcagatttccttccctaagggacatgagtgaaccatttggtttttttttacaacaatcaatgatagtttcatcatCACCATTAATTACTTACACTaactttacattccagattttattcattgaatttaaattccaccagctaccgtggtgggattcgaacccgcgtccccagagcattaacccggagcctctggattactagtctagtgttGTTACCTTTTTACTTTGTCCAGGTTTAAAGGCCGGCCACCTGTTGCTTTTATTTCTTTCCGGGGGTGTTGAATCTGTTGTGATTAACGGAACCCCGGTCTCCCTCCCGTGTGAGGAGCGGGGATACGAGCAACTAAACTAACGAGGAAATGACAAAtaacttcaaattccaccatctgccatggtgggatttgaacccaggtcaccagagcactaccctgggactcaagattattagtccagtgacaatgccactgtgccacagtgtccgCCTATTAAGTCGCAATCTAATTGATGTACTTACGTTGACTGAAGGAGCtgacatggagagagagaaactatttgCTCTGGTGGGCAGTTCGAGAACATGAAGCAATAACCCCAAAATTGGAGGCAGGTTGTTCAGGGTAGTTTCACACATGGAGGAAATGTGAAATTTTCACCCCGAAGACCGTTAAAAGCTGCAGGCGGAGGGTGTTAACTGATTGTTAAAAACTGAGACTGGTCAATGCTTATTTGCAAATGCTATGACCGGATATAACAACAAGCTTCGCAGACGGAGTTAAGGTATTTACATCAAGCCACGATTGAATCGAACAGCatacagactcaaagggctgaatggcctcttctgttccgatggaacaggaaaattagcagctgttctgacttcaggtCATGATAGACCATTAAGTGCAGATGTGGGGTCAGGTTTAGAGTCAAGCAAGGCCTTTCTCAGTCAAAttacccaggttaaagtccatcacctgatgaaggagcagcgctccaaaagctcgtgattccaaataaactggttggactttaacctgatgttgtgagacttcttactgtgctactccagtccaacgccggcatctccgcatcaaaaTTGCCCTTCAACACTCACAGAAAGAATGGCCACTTGGGAGACATACCGGTGGCCGCGTCGGGGAGGAAACCAACCAATCGGCACGGAGTCCAAGAATGTCTCAACTGAAAAACTGCATTCCttatttccaaatccctccatattcTCTCCCATTCCCTACCTCTGGAACTTACCCAGCCCCACAAATCTGAGATCGCCATGCTGCTCCAATTCCAGTCTCTTGAGTGATCCcccattttaatcactccaccgaTAGCTGGGTCTTCCAGTCGCCAGGGCCCAGAAAGCTCTGGAAGTCCCTCTGTAAAACATCTTGGCCTCTCCCCTCTCCATAACTTAGCTTCTGGTCACCTGTCTACAAGTCTCCTCCTGTGGCTCCATGTCAAACTGTGTCTACTCAGacgcctgtgaagtgccttgtgaCTCTTTACTTGGATAAGAGTTCTACgtcaatacaagttgttgttgctacataggaactagaagcaggaggaggccatttggctcttggagcctgttccgccattcattttgatcatggcggatcatcaaattcaatatcctgatccaccctttcccccatatcccctgatccctttagccccaagagctatatctaatttcttcttgaaatcagacaacattttgacctcaattcctttctctggtagtgaattccacacattcaccaccctctgggtgaagaaatttctcctcacctcagttctaaaaggtttgccccttatcctcaaactatgacccgtagttctggactcccccaccatcgggaacattctttctgaatctaccctgtctaactctgttagagttttataagtttccatgagatcccctctcactcttctaaactctaatgactatttaaggaagaggtggaaagatttttaatgagtaatggggttgaagggttttGGAGAACggtcaggaaagtggagttcaggctgTGATATCATCAacaatgatcgtattgaatggtggagcagcctcgaagggctgaatggcctcctcctgcttcgagttcATATGATTCTTGTGATTTAATCCTGCCTGttgagggagaggggacaggagaACAAAAGCGGGCTTCATGCCCTCACGCTGCCACACCATCTCCTGCCAGACTGGCTACAACTGAGCCTGGCCGGCCCTAGTGTCTCCCCGTTACCTGACTGTGGAGTTTCTCCTCACGTCCCGGCTGCGTTTTGTGGTGCTTCCCGTCCATGCAGATGTTGAGGATATCCTTGGCTGCTGTCACGGTGAGAGTCAGTCCCAAAACCAACAGCTGCAGCATCTTTCTGCACAGAAGAGAAAACGAGCGAGTGAGCTTGAGAAGCAAACAGtttgggaccagatcagaaactcaacgCTATGTTCCAAAGTTAGGTTAGATTCtaactttatttgattttggcattgtggtgagcagatgtttcactccagatatgattcgattgacccaccaggaagcttttatcaaaacaaactttatttaagaacacagttagaatataataaaaagaattaaCACAACTTTTCCCAATTAAAACACTTAAATGTGAcagagtataattcttaacagctagctatctctattgttccaatttaagcaatattccccatCGACATAAATTCTacttcagaaccaattagcaccaaaaacagatacAGCCATGTGGATGCTCGATTTCCAGCCTTtcaacccctctggacagatacagaaagacaccttcTTTCcaactcccatacagcagcctccagagaaggatacatcttcaaacagcagaacttcagagaaataaatctagtttctggcagatcccagtctccggCTTCAGAGACTCAGAGCTATTCCTTATTTCGACAGATCCCAAAAAACgacttgttttttttctctctctgagccT
The sequence above is drawn from the Mustelus asterias chromosome 10, sMusAst1.hap1.1, whole genome shotgun sequence genome and encodes:
- the folr gene encoding folate receptor, translated to MLQLLVLGLTLTVTAAKDILNICMDGKHHKTQPGREEKLHSQCQPWKQNACCTANTSTEAHNDQSYLYNFNWNHCGQMTERCKRHFIQDTCLYECSPNLGPWIQEVNQSWRKERILHVPICRSDCEEWWADCQEDHTCKVNWHKGWDWSTGINRCPKDTKCQKFSQVFPTPRDLCEKLWSNSYQFTEYDWGSGRCIAMWFKATSNPNEAVARYYAIQKGLIASGSNVKLAVPLLLTVLLSAWLYVY